From a single Candidatus Deferrimicrobiaceae bacterium genomic region:
- the dtd gene encoding D-aminoacyl-tRNA deacylase: GSRVKEGDRGFDRMSQGGSLMRAVIQRVSRASVSSGGKLLGTIGRGLLVFAGFGHGDDSAAVSWMAEKIVRLRIFEDGAGKMNRSVGDVGGGILVVSQFTLYGDARKGSRPGFGDAAAPEKANALYEELVRRLRGLTDLPVETGSFGAVMEVELVNDGPVTILLER, translated from the coding sequence GGATCGCGGGTAAAGGAGGGGGACAGGGGATTCGACCGGATGTCCCAAGGAGGGTCCCTCATGCGCGCGGTGATCCAGAGGGTGAGCCGGGCTTCCGTGTCCTCGGGGGGGAAACTCCTCGGCACGATCGGGCGGGGGCTGCTCGTGTTTGCCGGCTTCGGCCACGGCGACGACAGCGCGGCCGTCTCGTGGATGGCGGAGAAGATCGTCCGGCTGCGGATCTTCGAAGACGGCGCGGGGAAGATGAACCGGTCGGTCGGCGATGTCGGCGGGGGGATCCTGGTGGTTTCGCAGTTCACCCTCTACGGCGACGCCCGGAAGGGGAGCAGGCCGGGGTTCGGCGACGCGGCCGCGCCGGAGAAGGCGAACGCTCTCTACGAGGAACTGGTCCGGCGCCTGAGGGGGTTGACGGATCTGCCCGTCGAAACGGGTTCCTTCGGCGCCGTGATGGAGGTGGAACTCGTGAACGACGGCCCCGTGACGATTCTTCTCGAGCGGTAG